Proteins co-encoded in one Zootoca vivipara chromosome 3, rZooViv1.1, whole genome shotgun sequence genomic window:
- the SRSF12 gene encoding serine/arginine-rich splicing factor 12 isoform X2 produces the protein MSRYTRPPNTSLFVRNVADATRPEDLRREFGRYGPVVDVYIPLDFYTRRPRGFAYIQFEDVRDAEDALYNLNRKWVCGRQIEIQFAQGDRKTPGQMKSKERRQCSPMDYRRSRSRSRRRTRSRSSSWGWSRRHSDSFKEHSSSPRRSITPQRNSSSRGRSRSKSPHRSSKYVEKSPSSSHRRRSGSRTKARSHPKRSGSATRSLSKSPRKHTNSSSRSHSRSFYQRNSNQSVSEED, from the exons GCCTGAGGATTTGCGTCGTGAATTTGGTCGGTATGGCCCTGTAGTAGACGTATACATTCCGCTTGACTTCTACACAAGACGCCCAAGAGGATTTGCTTATATACA GTTTGAAGATGTTCGTGATGCAGAAGATGCTCTTTATAACCTCAATAGAAAGTGGGTATGTGGCCGGCAAATTGAAATACAGTTTGCACAAGGTGATCGCAAAA CACCAGGTCAGATGAAATCGAAAGAGCGCCGCCAATGTTCTCCAATGGACTACAGAAGGTCAAGAAGCCGTAGCCGAAGGAGGACACGTAGCAGAAGTTCTTCATGGGGCTGGAGCAGGAGACATTCTGATAGTTTTAAAGA GCATTCCAGCTCGCCCAGACGATCCATCACCCCGCAGAGAAATTCTAGTTCTAGGGGAAGGTCGCGATCCAAGTCACCCCACAGAAGTTCCAAATACGTTGAAAAGTCACCATCCAGTTCCCATCGAAGACGTTCCGGTTCAAGAACAAAGGCACGATCACATCCAAAACGTTCCGGCTCAGCTACCAGATCCCTGTCGAAATCCCCTCGGAAACATACTAATTCCAGTTCTCGCTCACACTCTAGGAGCTTCTATCAGAGAAACAGCAACCAgtcagtatctgaagaagattAA
- the SRSF12 gene encoding serine/arginine-rich splicing factor 12 isoform X1 codes for MSRYTRPPNTSLFVRNVADATRPEDLRREFGRYGPVVDVYIPLDFYTRRPRGFAYIQFEDVRDAEDALYNLNRKWVCGRQIEIQFAQGDRKTPGQMKSKERRQCSPMDYRRSRSRSRRRTRSRSSSWGWSRRHSDSFKESRRRRHSYSQSKSRSKSLPRHSSSPRRSITPQRNSSSRGRSRSKSPHRSSKYVEKSPSSSHRRRSGSRTKARSHPKRSGSATRSLSKSPRKHTNSSSRSHSRSFYQRNSNQSVSEED; via the exons GCCTGAGGATTTGCGTCGTGAATTTGGTCGGTATGGCCCTGTAGTAGACGTATACATTCCGCTTGACTTCTACACAAGACGCCCAAGAGGATTTGCTTATATACA GTTTGAAGATGTTCGTGATGCAGAAGATGCTCTTTATAACCTCAATAGAAAGTGGGTATGTGGCCGGCAAATTGAAATACAGTTTGCACAAGGTGATCGCAAAA CACCAGGTCAGATGAAATCGAAAGAGCGCCGCCAATGTTCTCCAATGGACTACAGAAGGTCAAGAAGCCGTAGCCGAAGGAGGACACGTAGCAGAAGTTCTTCATGGGGCTGGAGCAGGAGACATTCTGATAGTTTTAAAGA GTCAAGGCGTAGACGACATTCTTACAGCCAATCTAAGTCTCGCTCAAAATCTCTTCCAAGGCATTCCAGCTCGCCCAGACGATCCATCACCCCGCAGAGAAATTCTAGTTCTAGGGGAAGGTCGCGATCCAAGTCACCCCACAGAAGTTCCAAATACGTTGAAAAGTCACCATCCAGTTCCCATCGAAGACGTTCCGGTTCAAGAACAAAGGCACGATCACATCCAAAACGTTCCGGCTCAGCTACCAGATCCCTGTCGAAATCCCCTCGGAAACATACTAATTCCAGTTCTCGCTCACACTCTAGGAGCTTCTATCAGAGAAACAGCAACCAgtcagtatctgaagaagattAA
- the SRSF12 gene encoding serine/arginine-rich splicing factor 12 isoform X3, whose amino-acid sequence MFEDVRDAEDALYNLNRKWVCGRQIEIQFAQGDRKTPGQMKSKERRQCSPMDYRRSRSRSRRRTRSRSSSWGWSRRHSDSFKESRRRRHSYSQSKSRSKSLPRHSSSPRRSITPQRNSSSRGRSRSKSPHRSSKYVEKSPSSSHRRRSGSRTKARSHPKRSGSATRSLSKSPRKHTNSSSRSHSRSFYQRNSNQSVSEED is encoded by the exons ATGTTTGAAGATGTTCGTGATGCAGAAGATGCTCTTTATAACCTCAATAGAAAGTGGGTATGTGGCCGGCAAATTGAAATACAGTTTGCACAAGGTGATCGCAAAA CACCAGGTCAGATGAAATCGAAAGAGCGCCGCCAATGTTCTCCAATGGACTACAGAAGGTCAAGAAGCCGTAGCCGAAGGAGGACACGTAGCAGAAGTTCTTCATGGGGCTGGAGCAGGAGACATTCTGATAGTTTTAAAGA GTCAAGGCGTAGACGACATTCTTACAGCCAATCTAAGTCTCGCTCAAAATCTCTTCCAAGGCATTCCAGCTCGCCCAGACGATCCATCACCCCGCAGAGAAATTCTAGTTCTAGGGGAAGGTCGCGATCCAAGTCACCCCACAGAAGTTCCAAATACGTTGAAAAGTCACCATCCAGTTCCCATCGAAGACGTTCCGGTTCAAGAACAAAGGCACGATCACATCCAAAACGTTCCGGCTCAGCTACCAGATCCCTGTCGAAATCCCCTCGGAAACATACTAATTCCAGTTCTCGCTCACACTCTAGGAGCTTCTATCAGAGAAACAGCAACCAgtcagtatctgaagaagattAA